Proteins from a genomic interval of Zingiber officinale cultivar Zhangliang chromosome 2A, Zo_v1.1, whole genome shotgun sequence:
- the LOC122041145 gene encoding probable pectin methylesterase CGR2, producing MASRRAINPSRRVAESGSIPLSSSLHQKSRTSPLLPLGWLLVAAFLLIGYSLRGLGGFAGQKEAISIGQGVSCSADAIRAIPILKKAYGDSMRKVLHVGLDSCAVVSNLLKEKDTEAWGVEPYDLEDADSSCKSLVRKGFVRSADIKFPLPYRPKSFSLVVISDSLDYLSSKYLNKTLPDIARVSSGGLVIFAGSPGQQRAKILEPAQIGRPAKLRSSSSWVRYFIQTGLEENEMAIKKFEQASRKSSYEPSCQIFHLGS from the exons ATGGCGTCAAGACGAGCGATTAATCCATCTCGACGCGTGGCCGAAAGCGGAAGCATCCCACTCTCCAGTTCACTGCATCAGAAGTCGCGGACTTCGCCTCTTCTACCCTTGGGTTGGTTGTT AGTT GCTGCTTTTCTTCTCATTGGTTACTCATTAAGAGGTTTAG GTGGCTTTGCTGGTCAAAAGGAAGCCATAAGCATTGGGCAAG GTGTTTCCTGCTCAGCAGATGCAATACGAGCTATACCTATTCTAAAGAAAGCTTACGGTGATAGCATGAGGAAGGTTTTGCATGTAGGTCTTGACTCTTGTGCAGttgtttcaaatttgttaaaAGAGAAAGATACTGAAGCTTGGGGTGTGGAACCATATGACTTGGAAGATGCTGATAGTAGTTGCAAAAGCCTTGTGCGCAAAGGTTTTGTCCGCTCAGCTGACATCAAGTTTCCCTTACCATATAGACCTAAATCGTTTTCCCTTGTTGTTATCTCTGATTCATTGGATTACTTGTCTTCCAAGTACCTTAACAAGACCCTACCAGATATTGCAAGAGTGTCATCAGGTGGTCTTGTTATATTTGCTG GTTCCCCTGGTCAGCAGAGAGCCAAGATTTTGGAGCCAGCACAAATTGGAAGACCA GCTAAACTGAGGAGTTCATCATCGTGGGTACGATATTTTATCCAGACTGGTTTAGAAGAAAATGAAATGGCTATAAAGAAGTTTGAGCAAGCCTCAAGGAAGAGTTCTTACGAACCAAGTTGCCAAATTTTCCACCTCGGCTCGTAG